One genomic segment of Helianthus annuus cultivar XRQ/B chromosome 14, HanXRQr2.0-SUNRISE, whole genome shotgun sequence includes these proteins:
- the LOC110908637 gene encoding uncharacterized protein LOC110908637 isoform X4, whose amino-acid sequence MLHQFPHFGLIMEPMDITFLNHLDVSHDNYTLKVRIIKLWRQPSFKVPGETYAIEMILMDEEGNKIQATVMNKYFVKFEKLLEESVCLLIKKPSLGDNTSSYKCVDHPHKLFLNFDSTVKKCNDFLGPIHGFSFTAFDQLRGNLIPDDSTVDLIGYVHTFFEIEEFKRKNGKLSKKMNLQLHDLEARNIFVTLFDSYAEKMWNYLSKKEDGVLAVIILQFGRYKFLRGRAYVSTFYSASSLYIDDDIDEITVFKKNFINSLLAKEGDEPASSHRVTSSLMLPNWRDDFLTKTVYHTMAEVNEIDQVTTVIVVGTIKCITQGIEWFYNACKKCNKKVITKHIASEIPDGSDQFEEKQILECTNQSCNEHVVFAIPRFKIPLRVQDKTGVLSLTLFDRDAQKILKKSAKELVDKILDGETNIFPNEFKDLVDKKFAFKIDIANFNLKNNYKFFTVIKLTDDPAIISDLEKKYKVEQPSSLESFDVHCTDSQSQDMVNIKDSISGTGENETPLSVSDISTGRTLLQNESTKKTNIYGELKRNLVEVYDLDESPGRSATKPRQDPTEGLKGVSEPTLLVPKIEK is encoded by the exons GTTTGATTATGGAACCTATGGATATCACCTTTCTGAACCACCTTGATGTTTCACACGACAACTACACACTCAAAGTTCGCATTATCAAACTATGGAGGCAACCTTCGTTTAAGGTCCCTGGGGAAACATATGCAATCGAAATGATCCTTATGGATGAGGAG GGCAATAAGATCCAAGCAACTGTAATGAACAAGTACTTCGTTAAGTTTGAAAAGCTGCTGGAAGAGAGTGTTTGTCTACTGATCAAGAAACCCTCCTTAGGTGACAATACGTCATCATACAAGTGTGTGGATCATCCACACAAACTTTTTCTGAATTTCGACTCTACAGTTAAAAAGTGCAATGATTTCTTGGGACCTATACATGGGTTCTCATTCACTGCCTTTGATCAGCTTCGTGGCAACCTCATTCCTGACGATTCAACTGTTG ATCTCATTGGCTATGTTCATACCTTTTTTGAGATTGAAGAATTCAAACGGAAAAATGGCAAACTATCTAAAAAGATGAACCTTCAGTTACATGATTTAGA GGCCCGTAACATTTTTGTTACCTTATTTGATTCCTATGCTGAAAAAATGTGGAATTACCTTTCTAAGAAGGAGGATGGTGTTCTTGCTGTTATTATCTTGCAGTTTGGAAGATATAAGTTTCTGAGAG GTCGTGCTTATGTCTCAACGTTTTACAGCGCTAGCAGTCTTTACATTGATGATGACATCGACGAGATTACGGTTTTCAAGAAAAA TTTTATCAACAGCTTGCTTGCCAAAGAGGGTGATGAACCTGCTTCAAGCCATCGTGTAACTTCTTCGCTAATGCTTCCCAATTGGCGCGATGATTTCTTGACGAAAACGGTTTATCATACTATGGCAGAAGTCAATGAAATTGATCAG GTCACGACTGTTATTGTTGTTGGTACAATCAAGTGCATTACCCAGGGTATTGAGTGGTTCTATAATGCTTGCAAGAAGTGCAACAAGAAGGTTATAACAAAGCACATTGCAAGTGAAATACCTGATGGGTCTGATCAGTTTGAGGAAAAACAAATACTTGAATGCACCAATCAAAGTTGCAATGAACATGTTGTTTTTGCTATCCCaag gTTCAAAATCCCTTTAAGGGTACAAGATAAAACTGGAGTTTTGTCTTTGACTTTGTTTGACCGTGATGCCCAGAAAATTTTAAAGAAGTCTGCTAAGGAGTTGGTTGATAAAATTTTAGAT GGGGAAACTAACATCTTTCCAAATGAGTTCAAAGATTTGGTTGAcaaaaagtttgccttcaagatCGATATAGCCAACTTCAATTTGAAAAACAATTACAAGTTTTTTACAGTGATCAAACTAACTGATGATCCAGCCATAATATCAGATCTTGAAAAGAAATACAAAGTTGAGCAG CCTTCCAGCTTAGAGTCATTTGATGTTCATTGCACTGATTCTCAGTCCCAAGACATGGTTAATATCAAG GATTCAATATCCGGTACCGGTGAGAATGAAACGCCTTTATCAGTTTCGGACATAAGCACCGGAAGGACTTTACTGCAAAATGAAAGCACAAAAAAGACAAACATCTATGGCGAATTGAAGCGTAACTTGGTTGAGGTGTACGACCTTGACGAATCCCCCGGTCGATCAGCAACTAAACCCCGTCAAGATCCTACTGAAGGTCTGAAAGGAGTTTCTGAGCCAACTCTTTTGGTTCCAAAGATCGAAAAATAA
- the LOC110908637 gene encoding uncharacterized protein LOC110908637 isoform X3, with product MEPMDITFLNHLDVSHDNYTLKVRIIKLWRQPSFKVPGETYAIEMILMDEEGNKIQATVMNKYFVKFEKLLEESVCLLIKKPSLGDNTSSYKCVDHPHKLFLNFDSTVKKCNDFLGPIHGFSFTAFDQLRGNLIPDDSTVDLIGYVHTFFEIEEFKRKNGKLSKKMNLQLHDLEARNIFVTLFDSYAEKMWNYLSKKEDGVLAVIILQFGRYKFLRGRAYVSTFYSASSLYIDDDIDEITVFKKKFDTLYFRQLFSMHIPRFTLICFYNIILYSFINSLLAKEGDEPASSHRVTSSLMLPNWRDDFLTKTVYHTMAEVNEIDQVTTVIVVGTIKCITQGIEWFYNACKKCNKKVITKHIASEIPDGSDQFEEKQILECTNQSCNEHVVFAIPRFKIPLRVQDKTGVLSLTLFDRDAQKILKKSAKELVDKILDGETNIFPNEFKDLVDKKFAFKIDIANFNLKNNYKFFTVIKLTDDPAIISDLEKKYKVEQPSSLESFDVHCTDSQSQDMVNIKDSISGTGENETPLSVSDISTGRTLLQNESTKKTNIYGELKRNLVEVYDLDESPGRSATKPRQDPTEGLKGVSEPTLLVPKIEK from the exons ATGGAACCTATGGATATCACCTTTCTGAACCACCTTGATGTTTCACACGACAACTACACACTCAAAGTTCGCATTATCAAACTATGGAGGCAACCTTCGTTTAAGGTCCCTGGGGAAACATATGCAATCGAAATGATCCTTATGGATGAGGAG GGCAATAAGATCCAAGCAACTGTAATGAACAAGTACTTCGTTAAGTTTGAAAAGCTGCTGGAAGAGAGTGTTTGTCTACTGATCAAGAAACCCTCCTTAGGTGACAATACGTCATCATACAAGTGTGTGGATCATCCACACAAACTTTTTCTGAATTTCGACTCTACAGTTAAAAAGTGCAATGATTTCTTGGGACCTATACATGGGTTCTCATTCACTGCCTTTGATCAGCTTCGTGGCAACCTCATTCCTGACGATTCAACTGTTG ATCTCATTGGCTATGTTCATACCTTTTTTGAGATTGAAGAATTCAAACGGAAAAATGGCAAACTATCTAAAAAGATGAACCTTCAGTTACATGATTTAGA GGCCCGTAACATTTTTGTTACCTTATTTGATTCCTATGCTGAAAAAATGTGGAATTACCTTTCTAAGAAGGAGGATGGTGTTCTTGCTGTTATTATCTTGCAGTTTGGAAGATATAAGTTTCTGAGAG GTCGTGCTTATGTCTCAACGTTTTACAGCGCTAGCAGTCTTTACATTGATGATGACATCGACGAGATTACGGTTTTCAAGAAAAAGTTTGATACTCTCTATTTTAGACAATTATTTTCAATGCATATTCCACGTTTTACACTTATTTGTTTTTACAATATAATTCTATATAGTTTTATCAACAGCTTGCTTGCCAAAGAGGGTGATGAACCTGCTTCAAGCCATCGTGTAACTTCTTCGCTAATGCTTCCCAATTGGCGCGATGATTTCTTGACGAAAACGGTTTATCATACTATGGCAGAAGTCAATGAAATTGATCAG GTCACGACTGTTATTGTTGTTGGTACAATCAAGTGCATTACCCAGGGTATTGAGTGGTTCTATAATGCTTGCAAGAAGTGCAACAAGAAGGTTATAACAAAGCACATTGCAAGTGAAATACCTGATGGGTCTGATCAGTTTGAGGAAAAACAAATACTTGAATGCACCAATCAAAGTTGCAATGAACATGTTGTTTTTGCTATCCCaag gTTCAAAATCCCTTTAAGGGTACAAGATAAAACTGGAGTTTTGTCTTTGACTTTGTTTGACCGTGATGCCCAGAAAATTTTAAAGAAGTCTGCTAAGGAGTTGGTTGATAAAATTTTAGAT GGGGAAACTAACATCTTTCCAAATGAGTTCAAAGATTTGGTTGAcaaaaagtttgccttcaagatCGATATAGCCAACTTCAATTTGAAAAACAATTACAAGTTTTTTACAGTGATCAAACTAACTGATGATCCAGCCATAATATCAGATCTTGAAAAGAAATACAAAGTTGAGCAG CCTTCCAGCTTAGAGTCATTTGATGTTCATTGCACTGATTCTCAGTCCCAAGACATGGTTAATATCAAG GATTCAATATCCGGTACCGGTGAGAATGAAACGCCTTTATCAGTTTCGGACATAAGCACCGGAAGGACTTTACTGCAAAATGAAAGCACAAAAAAGACAAACATCTATGGCGAATTGAAGCGTAACTTGGTTGAGGTGTACGACCTTGACGAATCCCCCGGTCGATCAGCAACTAAACCCCGTCAAGATCCTACTGAAGGTCTGAAAGGAGTTTCTGAGCCAACTCTTTTGGTTCCAAAGATCGAAAAATAA
- the LOC110908637 gene encoding replication protein A 70 kDa DNA-binding subunit B isoform X6 produces MEPMDITFLNHLDVSHDNYTLKVRIIKLWRQPSFKVPGETYAIEMILMDEEGNKIQATVMNKYFVKFEKLLEESVCLLIKKPSLGDNTSSYKCVDHPHKLFLNFDSTVKKCNDFLGPIHGFSFTAFDQLRGNLIPDDSTVDLIGYVHTFFEIEEFKRKNGKLSKKMNLQLHDLEARNIFVTLFDSYAEKMWNYLSKKEDGVLAVIILQFGRYKFLRGRAYVSTFYSASSLYIDDDIDEITVFKKNLLAKEGDEPASSHRVTSSLMLPNWRDDFLTKTVYHTMAEVNEIDQVTTVIVVGTIKCITQGIEWFYNACKKCNKKVITKHIASEIPDGSDQFEEKQILECTNQSCNEHVVFAIPRFKIPLRVQDKTGVLSLTLFDRDAQKILKKSAKELVDKILDGETNIFPNEFKDLVDKKFAFKIDIANFNLKNNYKFFTVIKLTDDPAIISDLEKKYKVEQPSSLESFDVHCTDSQSQDMVNIKDSISGTGENETPLSVSDISTGRTLLQNESTKKTNIYGELKRNLVEVYDLDESPGRSATKPRQDPTEGLKGVSEPTLLVPKIEK; encoded by the exons ATGGAACCTATGGATATCACCTTTCTGAACCACCTTGATGTTTCACACGACAACTACACACTCAAAGTTCGCATTATCAAACTATGGAGGCAACCTTCGTTTAAGGTCCCTGGGGAAACATATGCAATCGAAATGATCCTTATGGATGAGGAG GGCAATAAGATCCAAGCAACTGTAATGAACAAGTACTTCGTTAAGTTTGAAAAGCTGCTGGAAGAGAGTGTTTGTCTACTGATCAAGAAACCCTCCTTAGGTGACAATACGTCATCATACAAGTGTGTGGATCATCCACACAAACTTTTTCTGAATTTCGACTCTACAGTTAAAAAGTGCAATGATTTCTTGGGACCTATACATGGGTTCTCATTCACTGCCTTTGATCAGCTTCGTGGCAACCTCATTCCTGACGATTCAACTGTTG ATCTCATTGGCTATGTTCATACCTTTTTTGAGATTGAAGAATTCAAACGGAAAAATGGCAAACTATCTAAAAAGATGAACCTTCAGTTACATGATTTAGA GGCCCGTAACATTTTTGTTACCTTATTTGATTCCTATGCTGAAAAAATGTGGAATTACCTTTCTAAGAAGGAGGATGGTGTTCTTGCTGTTATTATCTTGCAGTTTGGAAGATATAAGTTTCTGAGAG GTCGTGCTTATGTCTCAACGTTTTACAGCGCTAGCAGTCTTTACATTGATGATGACATCGACGAGATTACGGTTTTCAAGAAAAA CTTGCTTGCCAAAGAGGGTGATGAACCTGCTTCAAGCCATCGTGTAACTTCTTCGCTAATGCTTCCCAATTGGCGCGATGATTTCTTGACGAAAACGGTTTATCATACTATGGCAGAAGTCAATGAAATTGATCAG GTCACGACTGTTATTGTTGTTGGTACAATCAAGTGCATTACCCAGGGTATTGAGTGGTTCTATAATGCTTGCAAGAAGTGCAACAAGAAGGTTATAACAAAGCACATTGCAAGTGAAATACCTGATGGGTCTGATCAGTTTGAGGAAAAACAAATACTTGAATGCACCAATCAAAGTTGCAATGAACATGTTGTTTTTGCTATCCCaag gTTCAAAATCCCTTTAAGGGTACAAGATAAAACTGGAGTTTTGTCTTTGACTTTGTTTGACCGTGATGCCCAGAAAATTTTAAAGAAGTCTGCTAAGGAGTTGGTTGATAAAATTTTAGAT GGGGAAACTAACATCTTTCCAAATGAGTTCAAAGATTTGGTTGAcaaaaagtttgccttcaagatCGATATAGCCAACTTCAATTTGAAAAACAATTACAAGTTTTTTACAGTGATCAAACTAACTGATGATCCAGCCATAATATCAGATCTTGAAAAGAAATACAAAGTTGAGCAG CCTTCCAGCTTAGAGTCATTTGATGTTCATTGCACTGATTCTCAGTCCCAAGACATGGTTAATATCAAG GATTCAATATCCGGTACCGGTGAGAATGAAACGCCTTTATCAGTTTCGGACATAAGCACCGGAAGGACTTTACTGCAAAATGAAAGCACAAAAAAGACAAACATCTATGGCGAATTGAAGCGTAACTTGGTTGAGGTGTACGACCTTGACGAATCCCCCGGTCGATCAGCAACTAAACCCCGTCAAGATCCTACTGAAGGTCTGAAAGGAGTTTCTGAGCCAACTCTTTTGGTTCCAAAGATCGAAAAATAA